GCCAGCTGAGCGGGGGGAAAGAGGACCTGTAGGCAGCGGTTCAGAAAAGGCACCATGTCCTCTGCAAACGCAGAGCAGAACTGGACAAACAGCTCCTTCTCCTTACTGCTGAAAGCTGACTCCTCTGCTCGGTGAAACACCAAGATGAGCTTGGTCACCTGTAGAGTAAGAGATATATCTACGTCAAGCAGCAATGCTAGAAAGCAATCCTAGTAATGTACCACACAACCACATCAATTTccaaatatgaaaaatacagTTTGCCCTGGTGCTATGGTACATCTTGAGAAGTCCTGCCTTATGTACCTTGAGAAGTGCATATTCTAGCTGTTTGGTGACATCCTGTGCTAGGCCGATGGGGCAGCAGAGTCGAAGGTCATTAAAGGCTGTCAAAATATAATTGAGGAAGCAAGCAAGAGGAGGGAAATTCAGCAGGGCCATGGGGGGTTGGAGGGTACCAGGCTGAGTGGTGGGAGCCACTGGGGGGGTGGCACTGCCCAGCACAGAGGGCAGTGAGATGAGAGTGTACAGATTCATGTCTTCCTGGAACTTCTCCACTGCTTCCTGTACCGCCTTGCAGAAAGTATCCATGGCTACCCGCTGGAACATTGGCGCAAGCTGGCCACGGAAGTCAGCACCGACTCGACTGAAGGACAAGCCAAAGTACATGCATTGTCCCAGGAGGGAATCTAGGCGACCCCCTACCCCACGCTGAAGATCTCTTTCCAGGGTCTCCAGAAACTGTGCAACCTGCTGCACCACCCAGCCATGGAAGATGGCACTCTCATTGATCGTCTGACCTCCTGGAGGAAGGAGAGGGTCCTCATCCGAGAAAATGGCCCGATACTGTGTGATTACGTCGAACAGGTGTACTCGGCAAGCCTCAATCGTTTTGGTGATGTGGAAGTAAGGGTCGTCATCAGGAATTGCTGCCAGCATGGAGTGTAACCAGCTTCCCCGAGCCTGTAGAAATTTCACCCTCAGCTCGGCCTCAGTGAAGACATCCATCCTGCGTAGGTAGCCGATTACTCGTAGGCATACAGGTAGCTGAGAATTGCTACGCAGTTGCTGCAGAAGCTGGTTCAGCATAAGCTGGGCAGACTGACGCACTTCATGGACAATCCCCTATAAATTCAACAGCCAACAATAATGCAAGAACAAAAATCACTTGAAATATAATCACAGTTTACAGTTATAAATtcatattagatagatagatagatagatagatagatagatatatactttattgatccccacggggaaattcaagatattaaATCATAATATATTAGAAATATTAAAAGATTTTGCTAGTGGGGAAAACAGACTCTAAAGTAAACACCATCTTACCTGAACAACAGGTATTGAAGAGTGCTTTTTCTCCAGCCTTTTCACGTAGGCTGCGAGCTCCAGGGCCTCCTCGTAGTAGCCGTTGCGGACGCAGGTGTCCATGAGCTGAGGTATCTCCAAGATCTCCAAGATCTCGGTGTGACGGTTCAGGGTCAGGCTGTTCATGCGCCGACTGGCCCCAATTTCCTCGGCCTCCATCATAAAGCCCCTACGGAGGATATATAAAACATAAATAACAAAGGAATATATGATGGAATTTTATAACGTATGTCATGCTTTTGGTAAATCATCATTGCAGATTTCTGGCAAAGCCTGTCAACAATCTGGCACGTACTTTTCACACATAGATACTTTTTGATAATTAATTAAAGCATAGAACAAACCTGCATTTTTCCCCAAAACTTGGCAATTTGTCAAGAAGCTTAGATACACTGCTCTCAACACGCCCAAAGTCTCGATATATTTCCTCGGTGCAGTCAGCACCACGGATGAATGTCTTGTAGTTGGAGAAAGCGAGCTCCCGGGTCAGCTGCAATATCTGAGCTCTTTCTTCTGACAACCTCTCGGGTTCTCGATTTAACTTCTCCACGCCATACGAGCTGAGTTCTGCTAAATACGCTGCGAAATCTGGATTTTCTCTCCAATTGTCTGGGAAACTATCTTTAAAGATAGAAGCCAGAATACTTTCATCCTCCACGTCCACAGCTGCCATTTCGGAATTAACCGTAGACAGATATTAACAGGAAGTACGTCGATCCAGGAAAATAACATACGTCATACACATGCGACTTCCTAGCAGTGGAGTGGAGTAGCTTTCACGTGGCTCACTGTGCTGaaaattattctttaacattagAAATTTTACCTTGGTGTAATCATGCGACCGTTAACTGACGAAGAAACAAAGACAATGTTTGAAAAGCTATCAAAATAGTAAGTAATATAACAACCCACTAAATCATATGAAGTGTGTTCAGCAGTTGGTTCACAGACGCTTGTGTTATTAGCTACGCGATGTAAGTGAAGTTAACCATGCACTCACTTTAATATTCTGACTTTTGTTATGTTATTGTCATTCCGAACAGCATTGGTGAGAATATCAAACTCTTGATAGATCGACCGGACGGAACATACTGTTTCAGACTTCATAATGATCGCGTCTATTATATAAGGTACGACAATTTGCCCCTTTTTGACCCCAATATACCAAATacatatggttagcatgttgTGTCAGTTTTAACTATTCAATGTCCTGCTCTTGTAGTGAGAAAATTCTGAAATTGGCCACAAACATCTCACGAGACAAGCTGATATCCATCGGCACATGTTTTGGAAAGTTCACAAAGACACATCTGTTCAGACTGCAAATCACTGCTCTGGACTTCCTTGCTCCCTATGCAAAGGTAAGTGAATGTTGTTGCtgcagtttttttgttttccatCGCTGTCAGTGTTTTTAAGTGTTTCGTCGAAAAATATTGTCTTGTCCCTTTTCATTATCAGTTCAAGGTTTGGGTGAAACCTGGAGGAGAACAATCCTTTCTGTATGGAAATCACATCATGAAGTCAGGTCTGGGTAGGATAACAGAAAATACTGCTCAGTACCAGGGAGTAGTGGTGTACTCTATGGCTGATGTTCCTTTGGTAAGCTTTTTTATACTGTAGTAATACACTAGAGTTCTGGGGTTGGGTACCCCTTTTTAGTTAAATGTGTTGTGCATATATGCGTAGGTTTTAAGAGCACACTAACACTTTTGTAGTTGTCCATCATTAAATGCAAATTTACTGCACGGCAATTGCTGTATCTACCCGTACCTATTCTAACCGTTTGTAAACATCTACATATCTGCAGGGATTTGGTGTTGCAGCAAAGACTACACAAGAATGTCGGCGAGTGGACCCAATGGCCATTGTTGTGTTTCATCAAGCAGATATAGGCGAGTTTATTCGAAATGAAGACATGCTAACATAATGTGGAAATTGGGACATGAAATGGACTCCTCCGCAGCTGTTTGTGGTCACCAGTACTTTCAGGAGACGGGCGGCCATAAAGGACTGATCAAGTGCTTAGTTGTTTTGTTCCACCATTACATACAATGGTATGACCACTGGTTAGTTAATACTTGACTATTATTTGTTAAGCTCTTTTTGAGGCTTGCTGCACAACTTGATGCAAATGTTGGTGTTCTTTAAATCACATTTTGTTTAGCACATTTAAGCATAGTGTGTAAAACCGTGAAAGTGTAAATTTAATTCTCATACTTGCATTTGGTTATCTTTGTCAAAAATGGGAATATGAAGATACTTGCATATTTTTTTCAATCAACATTCAGATTAAACATCTGCCCATCACTTTCAAGATTAAAATTTATTTATGCAAAAAAACTACACAATCAAAAGACAATGCACAATTTGACAAGTTAAAAAAATCTCTTGATAAAATCATTATATTcatcatatactgtaaataAGAAACCTTTATGCTTTCCTGTAACAAAGTGTAAtggtttgttttatttatgtttacaCATTCTCTTTGCCTCTACCCTGATTTTTGAGAATCAAGCTCAGCAAGATTCAGACAGGAACACAATAGATATGAGATGTTAACAATTTCCAGCAATTGGCCATTTCAATTCTTGAAGCATGAATAATCCAGCCTATAGGTTCAATGTCTATGAAATAACAGAATTTGCGGCCCTGAATTCTTAAAGCTGCTCAGCGAAAGATTGCCAAGAGACTCGCCCCTATAAGTCGAGTCATGAGAATAGTCATCTGAAGTCCACACTTAGCCAGCATGTACAGTTTCATCCACTGAAGTGCAGTAATGTGTTGCAGGTAAACGGAGGTAACCGCCTTTCCACGCAATTAAAACTTTGACGTACATTCTCTCGGGTACAGGAAGTTATGAATACTGTTTGTAATGTAGACAACAGTTCAGACTTCAGCTCAACCTTAGGCATATCCCTTCATGAGCTAGCAAAACAAGAGACCAAAAGTTCAATACATACATTCGTAGTATAATAATTTAAAGGCAAGTTTTTGAAAAACGTATGATTTCATCTTCAGTATGATAATAAAAcatggggtttggggggggggggggggggggggggggggggggtatgtagtGAAGTTGGCATTTCAACAACTACTCTTAAAGCAGTACTTTGGAGTGTTTGTGATGACAGTCATGTGATTTTTAAAAGGGGAAATAGAGGAAAGCTCAGTAAAACGATGTCCTCATGATTGTGCAGTAAAAGAACAAGGCTTGTTTACTcttaaaataaacaacacagtTAATCATGAGCTGAGGGcttttttaaaatgttattaATAGTTGTGCAAGCAGTTAGTGTTTTGTAAACTGCCCTAATCAAAGGAAAAGTGAGATGTGGGGCGAGAAGAGTGTTatttaaaatgcatacatacagcTGCTTTTTTAGGTCTTGGTTGTTTTTTCTAGACTGTAAAGTCAGTTTTGCTATAAAATTTGAAGATCAAAACATGATACTTCACAAACAGAAGCCAAATTGATACAAAGGTATAAGACGGGACTTAGCATTCAGTGTAGGAGAGGCCTGCCAAGGCTGCTCAGTTGCTCAGAGAATTCCTAGAAGAGTAACACAGAAAATAAGTGTTATTGGCCACTTTGGATTTGGCCCAACTGAACTGGGCAGCAGGATTTCTGGTGGGCTTTTAGCAAATTCTGAATAGTTGTCCTTTTCAAAGGAAATGATCCACATCTTGCATTCAAAAATGTATCCACTAGCATAGCATGATGGGCCTCTGTATTAAACCTTTCATATAATGCACAACCCCCTCTTCAAACATACAGTGCCCATTAAGAGGTACCTTTAGACTTGTTTGTCCACAAACGTGTTATctgagatgtttgcattttaccaAAGGAGACAAAGTGTGTGTCATTCCTCCATTAAGATAAAAACAGTTAACTGATAAACTGATAAAAACAGTTCAAATTCTCCCAAATGTGTAGGGTGATGCAGTGATAATCTCATATATCATTCTCAGTAATTCATTAGTGGTCATCACAAAAATTTGAATTCTTTCAACAAAAAGAACAAGAAAAAGTGACTGACAAAGGGAAACACTGTTGTCACAACGTCCTTAGAAGAATGGCTCCTCTATAGTTGGAGATCAGCAATAATACTTGTCCTCTAAAGCTTTGGTGACCCGAGTTACCATAGCTAACCCACACTGTTATGAAGTCATATGTTACTAGATCCAGGGCACCCAACAGGAGCTTTGTTGCGCCAAGGCCCTGTATGGTTTGACATTCCCTCATGAAGATCAGTGAAAAGCACCACTGGTCTGAACCTAGTGCCAACTCCATTCAACCCTTAAATCaattcacttaaaaaaaaaaaaaaaaaaaacacacaacctcAGCAGATATTAaaagacatttaaaaaaaaaaagaggagaaatTCACATTCCCATTACTGTAGACTGGTCTGAAGCCAGGTCAACGCAACAGTGTGGCGAATAGACTGCAAGATGAATTCCATAAGTCAGATGGCCACTTTCGTTCTGTAGTCCTGATATTTTctctaaacaaaaacaaataaagctACCCCCTGCCCCACCAGTTCAAAACCTTTAGGGGGATTCCTCAAGATTGGGCCATGGTCTATGAGTACAGGCCTGGGCAGGACTGGCTGAGGGTGTGGtgaggtggaggggggaggagtTGTCTTGTCGTCCCGCTCCTCAGACGGAGAACTCTGCGCCACCCTTGCGTGCTCTGACCATGAGGAGGCGCCGCAGCTGCAGGCCAGCGAAGGGGTTGAACCAGATGAGCGAGGGAGCGCCACCGAACACGGCCTTCATGCCCTCCCAGCGCACACGCCGCTCCCACGTAGGCTTCTCATTTTTCAACCGCTCGATCTCCTGATGGACACACAGGGGAGGCAGGatcgggttttttttttttatttaggcaGATTTAAAAATGCCAACAGGTCAGCTATGTTCTTGCATGAACAGAAAGCCTTTCAATAAGTATAATCGTGTTAAAGTTTATTTTAAGTACATTTACAGGCTTTAAATACCTTTATTTTGACAtgacaacagagagagaagaaagagtcaGTGTGCATGTGAA
The Alosa sapidissima isolate fAloSap1 chromosome 14, fAloSap1.pri, whole genome shotgun sequence DNA segment above includes these coding regions:
- the nip7 gene encoding 60S ribosome subunit biogenesis protein NIP7 homolog — its product is MRPLTDEETKTMFEKLSKYIGENIKLLIDRPDGTYCFRLHNDRVYYISEKILKLATNISRDKLISIGTCFGKFTKTHLFRLQITALDFLAPYAKFKVWVKPGGEQSFLYGNHIMKSGLGRITENTAQYQGVVVYSMADVPLGFGVAAKTTQECRRVDPMAIVVFHQADIGEFIRNEDMLT
- the cog8 gene encoding conserved oligomeric Golgi complex subunit 8, whose protein sequence is MAAVDVEDESILASIFKDSFPDNWRENPDFAAYLAELSSYGVEKLNREPERLSEERAQILQLTRELAFSNYKTFIRGADCTEEIYRDFGRVESSVSKLLDKLPSFGEKCRGFMMEAEEIGASRRMNSLTLNRHTEILEILEIPQLMDTCVRNGYYEEALELAAYVKRLEKKHSSIPVVQGIVHEVRQSAQLMLNQLLQQLRSNSQLPVCLRVIGYLRRMDVFTEAELRVKFLQARGSWLHSMLAAIPDDDPYFHITKTIEACRVHLFDVITQYRAIFSDEDPLLPPGGQTINESAIFHGWVVQQVAQFLETLERDLQRGVGGRLDSLLGQCMYFGLSFSRVGADFRGQLAPMFQRVAMDTFCKAVQEAVEKFQEDMNLYTLISLPSVLGSATPPVAPTTQPGTLQPPMALLNFPPLACFLNYILTAFNDLRLCCPIGLAQDVTKQLEYALLKVTKLILVFHRAEESAFSSKEKELFVQFCSAFAEDMVPFLNRCLQVLFPPAQLALILGIPPTQVHKYGSLGCIDVKNVLEPLDFVLPKREVPIPEVDLSDTLSSLSTAELELNLEEKLSEPGHVSEESKPPSEPTVNPEPSSDLQRGDHTTDTTEDPPEDSDLKDIDEEFLSG